A part of Streptomyces sp. NBC_00557 genomic DNA contains:
- a CDS encoding DUF2252 domain-containing protein, giving the protein MFVSDLSRRCSGEAVAVTGTGGETLADAVGRETRRLPRVRGFAQWPRQGSPKEEGKALRSSVPRSAHRALDLDAARPDAVTAVAESNAGRIEELTPIRVGRMAATPFAFLRGAAGLMAYDLARTPMTRIGAQICGDAHAANFGLYGDARGDLVIDLNDFDETVHGPWEWDLKRLAASLVLAGREAGADEDTCRAAARDAVGAYRRTMRLLAKLPVLDAWNAIADEELVSHTDAHDLLGTLQRVSEKARANTSGRFAAKSTEPHEDGGRRFVDAAPVLRRIPDAEAAAVAASLEEYLTTLPEDRHPLLARHAVHDVAFRVVGTGSVGTRSYVVLLLDHREQPLVLQVKEARPSALLPHLATAGFEAPPVEHEGRRVVLGQKRMQVVSDILLGWTTVEGRPFQVRQFRNRKGSVDPAALPADQIDDYARMTGALLARAHSHSADPRLIAGYCGKNEELDEAIAAFAVTYADRTEADHADLVAGIRTGRIAAELGV; this is encoded by the coding sequence ATGTTCGTGTCGGATCTCAGCCGACGGTGCTCGGGGGAGGCGGTCGCGGTGACCGGAACCGGTGGGGAAACGCTGGCGGACGCGGTGGGCCGGGAGACGCGCCGGCTGCCGAGGGTGCGCGGGTTCGCCCAGTGGCCGCGGCAGGGCTCGCCCAAGGAGGAGGGCAAGGCGCTGCGGTCGAGCGTTCCGCGCAGCGCGCACCGCGCGCTCGACCTCGACGCCGCCCGACCCGACGCCGTGACCGCGGTCGCCGAGTCCAACGCCGGCCGTATCGAGGAGCTGACCCCCATCCGCGTCGGACGGATGGCGGCGACACCGTTCGCCTTCCTGCGCGGCGCGGCCGGGCTCATGGCGTACGACCTGGCCCGCACCCCGATGACCAGGATCGGCGCCCAGATCTGCGGAGACGCGCACGCGGCCAACTTCGGTCTGTACGGCGACGCCCGCGGTGACCTCGTCATCGACCTCAACGACTTCGACGAGACCGTGCACGGCCCCTGGGAGTGGGATCTGAAGCGGCTCGCCGCCTCGCTGGTGCTCGCCGGGCGGGAGGCCGGCGCGGACGAGGACACGTGCCGCGCCGCCGCGCGGGACGCCGTCGGCGCCTACCGCCGCACCATGCGTCTGCTGGCCAAGCTGCCGGTGCTGGACGCGTGGAACGCGATCGCCGACGAGGAACTGGTCTCCCACACCGACGCCCACGACCTGCTCGGCACCCTGCAGCGGGTCTCGGAGAAGGCCCGCGCCAACACCAGCGGCCGGTTCGCGGCGAAGTCCACGGAGCCGCACGAGGACGGTGGGCGGCGCTTCGTCGACGCGGCGCCGGTGCTGCGCCGGATCCCGGACGCCGAGGCCGCGGCGGTCGCGGCGTCCCTGGAGGAGTACCTGACGACCCTGCCGGAGGACCGGCACCCGCTGCTCGCCCGGCACGCGGTGCACGACGTGGCCTTCCGGGTGGTCGGCACCGGCAGCGTCGGCACCCGCTCCTACGTCGTACTCCTCCTCGACCACCGCGAACAGCCGCTGGTCCTGCAGGTCAAGGAGGCCCGCCCCTCCGCGCTCCTCCCCCACCTGGCCACCGCCGGCTTCGAGGCGCCGCCGGTGGAGCACGAGGGCCGCCGGGTCGTCCTCGGCCAGAAGCGGATGCAGGTGGTCAGCGACATCCTGCTCGGCTGGACGACCGTCGAGGGGCGCCCCTTCCAGGTGCGGCAGTTCCGCAACCGCAAGGGCAGCGTCGACCCCGCCGCCCTCCCGGCCGACCAGATCGACGACTACGCCCGCATGACCGGCGCCCTGCTCGCCCGCGCGCACTCCCACAGCGCCGACCCTCGCCTGATCGCCGGCTACTGCGGCAAGAACGAGGAACTGGACGAGGCGATAGCCGCCTTCGCCGTCACCTACGCCGACCGCACGGAGGCCGACCACGCCGACCTGGTGGCCGGCATCAGAACGGGCCGGATCGCCGCCGAACTGGGCGTGTGA